The genomic stretch ACAACGCAACATATCTGATGAACACTTGTCTTGAAAGTTTACGATATTGCTAACCGAATGAGGTGATCGTTGAAAGCAGGAAGCAGCTGTACAACTTAATAGTTTAATGACAATGGATGAGAGCACGTTGATGAAatcaaaaagaaggaaataCGCCTGTGTAGAATGTAGACAGCAGAAATCGAAGTGTGATTATACTACCAAGTTCCCGGAACCATGTTCCAGATgtaaaaagaaaggtatCATATGTGCTGTAAAGCAaggtttcaaaagaacCAAGAAGAGGGCGACTGCAGAAGCCATAGAAAGGAAGATCGAGCAGCTGAAAAACCACATTGCAGATGGACCCGTATCCGTTGATGATTTGATTCGGTTAGCAAaggaagatgaagatgtCGATTTGGGTCAATTCGACAATACCGCTTTCACAAGAGAACAACTTCATATACTGAGATCAGAGGCAAGAACACCCGTTTCCAGAGCAATGACGCCGCTGACCAACGCTCTTAACACAACTGTGAACAACGGTCTATTGTCTAGGTCTCTGTCGGCAGAAGAGTGCAAATGCTCCCCAAAAAGTTTAGGTGACATCTATATGAGTTCCGAGGATATAGCGGATCTATTTCAGGAATTTGCTACAAATTATCATCAGTTTCTACCGGTAGTAGATCTATCGAAAGGTGCTGAGAAGATTTTCAGTTTATCACCATGTCTCTTCTGGGTTATTATGTTGACTGGATTGAGACACAGATCAGGATCTATCGAGACAATGACAAAGCTATCTACATTGGTAAAATCCATTCTAGCTGAAATTACAATATCACCAATCATACAATACACTCCTACAGAATCAGACGAACCCCTTTTGAATGTCGCTTCCGTTTACTCAGTACAGGCCTTTTTGTTGTATACTTTTTGGCCGCCGCTAACCTCGTCATTAAGTACAGATACGTCATGGAACACGATAGGTACAGCGATGTTTCAAGCTATTAGGGTTGGTTTGAACTGCGCTGACTTCTCTAAGGATTATGCAACGGCAAACCCAACTTTAATAAGCGAGCAACTGCGTACTTGGCTTTGTTGTAATATTGTTTCTCAAATTGTGGCATCCTCGTTTGGATTTCCAGCATACGTCTCATTTGACCACTCTATTATCACAAGCACGGATGACACAAGGCTAAAGGCAAAGGAACACGGCCTCGTTATTGAATTGCGACAAATGTCACATATAGTGCATTTTGAAAGTCAAGTCCAAGAGACACTTCACTCCAACCCGGGGAAGCCAAACGGCTTGGTAGATAAAGAGGAACAAATACCTCTGATTATGGTTTTAAATCAGCAATTGGATACGCTAGAATCCACCCTGTTGGAAACCCAAAATCTCAGCCAGGCACAGCCTAAGCAACTCGACGATATACGGatgtttcttttgcttGTGGCTAAAGTACATTTGCTAACTTATTACTTTATGAATATTGGGCAGCACACGgaatttgaaacaaaacGAGGCCTAGTCAAAGTCTATAACGCTGCGATTGCATTATTAGAATACACCAACGACATGTGTGACCGAGACCCAAACGTCATCAAGTATTTTCCAGGGGTATTTGTTTTAAACATTTGGCAGAGTGCTTGTATTGTTAGCAAATTACTGTTCTCGTCACTAATCAGCATTCTTGATGTTGAGAAATGTAGGGAGATCTACGTAAAATCTGTTGAGTTTACTTCAACTGCATCAATAATCAAGCATGACACTGCTTACAGATTCTCTGGGATTATGCGGAGCATATGGAGCATGTTCCAAAACTTATACGACCAAGCTATTACTGCAAGTAATGCAAAAGCGCTAGACCCGGatttcaacttgaagataacTGTAAAGTCCAGAATGTCGGTCAGCGTCTTTTTCGACTGTCTTTATATCTTAAAGAAAAATAGCGGTCGAgcaaaattgaagaggaagctgGAGGAAGATGTTTCTGCTGAACGGCGTGCTGGAACAAATGATGGACGCAGTAGTGATCCCGATGATGCCCGAACCATAATAAAGACTACGCCCTTAGACCCGTCACCAATAAATGCAGGAAGTTCTGGAACAACAGGAAACATAATAAGCTCGTCAGACAGTAAAGGACCTAGCAGTATACTATCACTGGAAAGCGTACTGAATAAAGTGTCACCGTTGGAGCAAAACCCGTACGTACCCCCATCTGCAGAATTTTCCCATCTTGCACGTGAAGGTAATTCGCCACTGTCAAAACCAGCCTTGGCTCCTCAAAGGGACATTGAAAACACGGAAGGCAATAACGAGATAATGTCCGACAGTTGGGAGAACTGGCAATCTGACATGGTGTGGAAAGATGTTGATATGTTGCTTAACGAATTCGCATTCAACCCAACTTTATAATGGATAACCTGGGTTGTCTAACTCATAGCATTTACCGTCTTGAGAATTTTATGCATATACTGAAATTTTATATACAACATCTTTTGGTAGCCAGATGGAATTAATAGACGACAATTAcgaaaaaatcaaaatgttttttAGTATAGGTCAGCAATATTCTGGTCAGATTGGTTTTCGCCACGTTCCTCTTTCTGTTTACCCTTTCCGTTGCTACCAAAAGAATTGGATTGTGGATCAGTTGCATTGGAACCAAAGCTATATACCTCCTCATTTCTTTCTAAGTATTGATTCTGCGGTTGTATGGTGTGCCTTTTATGATTTTGGGATCCAAATGAATAAGGACCGCCAGATGATATTTCTAGTTTTTTACCTGGCTGATTTGGTCCAGAAGAACTTTGGTACCTAGAAGAGTTTGAATGAGACGCATTTGCATGATCTGAAGGACCGGTTGAAGTTATACCAGCGTGACGAAAGTTCGAGACTCTTGCTTGCACCGCCCCGTTGTATCTCGATCCCGGTGCGGGTACAGTCCCCCCAACACCAACATCACCTGTGTACCTGTTGAACACTCTTCCATCACTGTATGATTGTCCCTGCACATTCACATCGGTTCCACTCATTTCGTTGTACCTGCCAAACCCATGTCCATTGTGGTGCATATATTTGGTATTATGCGCGGATGTTTTCGTAAAGTGTTTGTTATCGTTGTACCTTGGTTCTGTAGTTGGTTTCTTAGCACCACTGTAACGTGAGGGAGGTACGGCACTTTCCTTCGGATCAACTAATTTTCTTAGAGGGGGTAGTGCGGTAGATGCGGCAGGGCCCGCAGGCAAATTTTTTAGTTGAGGACCACTTGGAGGTCGTCTGTTTGGCTGTTTTGGGGTCGTACGGGTCAGTGGATCTTTGCTACGGGCGGAATGCGGGTTTGAATATGCTTCATTTCTGTGACCTTGTGGGGCAGTAGGTGCCTTCTGGGACATAGCTTGGTGCAACTCTTCTTTGTACCTTTTGATATCAGCTTCGTGACTCTCTTCGCAAGGTAAACGTAGAGTCTTTGAGGGTAATGGCTCTTCAGTAAAAAAAGGATCCAACTTTGCACTCATAGCCGTATATCTCTTCAGCGGATCCAGCTCCAAAAGTTTTGACATCAGATTCAACCCAGTATCATTTAAATGTGCACCGAACCTTTCTTTCAGGGAACTGTTATAAGAAGTGGTCGTCAGTTCTTTCCCGGGTAAATATTTTGCCAGCTCCCAATTTTCATTTGTAGGAGTACCCAAAAGTTTGAAAATGGCGTGCCCTTGGTCAATGTCAGATGCCCCTTGCAAAATtggtttcttctcaaaGAATTCGCCAAACACACAGCCCACGCCCCAAATATCTACCGCGGTAGTATACATTTTATCTCCAAGAACCAATTCAGGTGCCCTATACCATCTCGTCACAACTACAGATGTATATTTGGCGCCTGAGCCTGCTCCTCCTGGGTATCGCAAGTTGGGTGGTGGGCCATAATACAATCGTGCCAAACCAAAATCTGCAATCTTAACAATACCATTGTGATCTATCAAAATATTTGCCGTCTTAATATCCCTATGCATGTACTTCAAACAATGAATGTAATTCAAACCTTCTAACATCTGCAATAAGATATTTTTTATGTCGGCCATTTGTAAATGTATTCTCGGATTATGCAGAACGCCGGACAAATCAGCAACCATATATGGTAAAATCATATAGAAATGCTTGATGGGTGCCTTGGATGTATCCAATACGTCTTTTCCTGTATTATTAACAGGAGGTGGTCCATCATACACCATCTCAATGAGCTTTAAGACGTTCTTGtggttcagtttcttcaaaattgtgATTTCTCTTTGTGCCGTAATCGGGAATAAATCCTTTTCGCCGGAGACAATTATCCGCTTCATTGCCACCTGTCTTTGTGTTTCTAAATGAACACCTTTATAAACCTCACCAAAAGTCCCCTGACCCAGCTTCTGCTCCTCTTTGTAATGGTTCAGAAACTTTGTGCATCCGTATACCTTCTCTTCGCTACGGGGTTTCAACTGGATAAAACTCAATCCTGTATTAGGGTCCGTTCTGACTGTAGGAGTCTGCTTAACCTTGCCTATTTTGTACTTTCGAATCCCATTCGCATCAGAACCTTTCATTTGAGGTGCTACACCAGAGTTATTGAACGACATGCCGTGGCTTACTCTATTGTGTGTGTACCTGACTCTGGTGTATATCTATTTAGGTACTTGTAGGTATTTATGTCCTAGTCTGTAACACAAGGTGGTGTATCACGAGAGCTTATATTGTACTATTTGGTTTCCTCCAAACGCTCTTCATGAATGTAGTTCGAGTAGCTTTaaaaaatgaacaaaaaaatatctATAACAGTTTAAAACGAAACAGTTATAAACGTCGATGATGACAGGAGGTGTTTGGGCTCCTTATAGTTGGGTCCAAGGTTGATAGATCGATGTCTTGGGGATGACTCTACGCAGTTCAGCGAGCGTCACTTGCGAATGGTATGCGCGCAGATCAAAAGGCATGTTCGTCCCCTGGAATGTGTAGTTACTAGCAAAAAAAACCGCAGCAGCGCTGTCCCTAAGGCCTACTGCCGATTTCTCGGTTATAAGATTCAATTCTTCTAATGTCTCCCAGACATTTTTGACATCGCGTTTAGACCATATCTTCAATGCATTTTCGAACATCTTCGTAGGGTGTAGAGCGCTTGCTGTGGGGATTCTGCTGTTTAGACTTTTCATTAGCTCTTTGTATTCCACGTAGACAAGGTTGAAGTTTATTACGTGGTCCTTGGATTTCAAAGCCACACGGGCACTTCCAATCAGTATTGCAAGCTCTAATTCTGAAAGCGACTGGATTCGGGACGTCAGTCCTAATTCTAACTGGTTTAAACGCCACTGCCTCGTAAAATTTGCGGATCCTAATTTGTCCCTCATGTCGTCTAAATCAGTGGCGAAAGAGAGTATTGGCAGCACTGCATTACTCCACTCGGGCAAAGATTGTACGGTTTCATAGTTTCTCTTCAGTTCTTGGAAGAATGAAGAGTTTTCATCTCTGGTCTGTGCTTCCACCATGTGTAGCCACGCTGTCGTGATTGGATCATCGCCTGAAGGTACCATCTGACTTACCACATTTGCTTTAAAGTCATCCAATCCACTGAAATTAGGCATGTAGATCATCCGCTGCGAAAATCTACTCTTAActctcttctccaaataATCCAACATGTTAATCTTCGTCGTATTACCAAAAATGCAAACTGGAACCCTTGCATGCTCAACCATATCAAATAAATTATACAATAGTGTTTGCCGAATGGGCCCTGCAAACGTGTCGATCTCGTCAAATACAAAAACAACAGTAATCTTGGTGATTCCCTTGTCCTTTTCGTTGGCATCGCCAGAACTTCTTTGTGATGCGGAATCCAGCAGCCTTAAGATCCTTTCAAATACATCAGTAAGTGACCCTTTACTAATTTCATTCTCTCCATCCTCGGACGgtatttcttcttccttttttggAAAGGAATGATGAACGCCGTGAAGTTTTTGCAATTGTTCCTCCAACTGGGTAGCAATCCCTTTGATTGCAGAGGATTCTGAGTGGATAAACCCGTTTAATCTTATGACGATGAATTGGTTACTGTATTCCTGATTCAAAAGCTCTAGCTCGTGCTCAATCAGAAAAGTCTTATAACTGTTCCGTGGACCAATTATAATTGCTGAATGGCTCTCCTTCTGTACAATGGACTGCTTTAACATTCTTGAAATTTCGGCTTTTGTGTTACGCAGGTAAGGATATATGCTGATCTCGGATGCAGGTAAGGACAAATTGATATGACGAAGCAGCCGGTTCTTGAATTGTTGAAATATTACGTCGCCGGTCTCTTTTGTCACACGCCTATACAAAGATCGCTTTTCTATTAACGAAATAACATCCTTTAAGGTGAAGGTCCCCCCCTTGTCGTTGGGTTTTTGCCTTTTCTTCTCGACTTCATCactttcctcctcatcattTCCTGAGTTTCTCTTAGCAATAGAAAAGAGATCAGCGTCCTCTAAGGCATCATGTTGTGTAGACAAGTCCGCCGCATCTTCGCTTCGCACTGCAGTCTCGAATACAGTCATCCGTGGGCGTCTTTGTGTCGTTAGCTCAATGCGTTGGTTTGTCTTGTTCTACTCTTTTCTGCGAAACAATAATATcaacaagagagagaagttGGCTGAAAACTGAATTGCTCAGCAGTACGAAAACTTCTCTCAGCACAAAAAGGGTTAGGCGACGTTCAGTGATCAAAACCGTATCAAGGTGAATGTTGGTTTGCTTTATCTACGATCTGTCGTTTTTCTTTTACTTGTAGCCTTGCTACAGTAGACAAGTACTACTGTAGTGTCGAAGAATATATATGGACTTCTAAGTAAAAGTAAGGATGTATCAACAGGCTTCCCTAATATCGAAATGAGCAGTAGTCAGTTTTCAAATATTAAAGAATAATGCGCGAAGTTGAGGAGCCGCATTGTTTTATTGCAATATTTGGAATGA from Huiozyma naganishii CBS 8797 chromosome 6, complete genome encodes the following:
- the KNAG0F03720 gene encoding uncharacterized protein (similar to Saccharomyces cerevisiae LEU3 (YLR451W); ancestral locus Anc_7.512) yields the protein MTMDESTLMKSKRRKYACVECRQQKSKCDYTTKFPEPCSRCKKKGIICAVKQGFKRTKKRATAEAIERKIEQLKNHIADGPVSVDDLIRLAKEDEDVDLGQFDNTAFTREQLHILRSEARTPVSRAMTPLTNALNTTVNNGLLSRSLSAEECKCSPKSLGDIYMSSEDIADLFQEFATNYHQFLPVVDLSKGAEKIFSLSPCLFWVIMLTGLRHRSGSIETMTKLSTLVKSILAEITISPIIQYTPTESDEPLLNVASVYSVQAFLLYTFWPPLTSSLSTDTSWNTIGTAMFQAIRVGLNCADFSKDYATANPTLISEQLRTWLCCNIVSQIVASSFGFPAYVSFDHSIITSTDDTRLKAKEHGLVIELRQMSHIVHFESQVQETLHSNPGKPNGLVDKEEQIPLIMVLNQQLDTLESTLLETQNLSQAQPKQLDDIRMFLLLVAKVHLLTYYFMNIGQHTEFETKRGLVKVYNAAIALLEYTNDMCDRDPNVIKYFPGVFVLNIWQSACIVSKLLFSSLISILDVEKCREIYVKSVEFTSTASIIKHDTAYRFSGIMRSIWSMFQNLYDQAITASNAKALDPDFNLKITVKSRMSVSVFFDCLYILKKNSGRAKLKRKLEEDVSAERRAGTNDGRSSDPDDARTIIKTTPLDPSPINAGSSGTTGNIISSSDSKGPSSILSLESVLNKVSPLEQNPYVPPSAEFSHLAREGNSPLSKPALAPQRDIENTEGNNEIMSDSWENWQSDMVWKDVDMLLNEFAFNPTL
- the SGV1 gene encoding cyclin-dependent serine/threonine protein kinase SGV1 (similar to Saccharomyces cerevisiae SGV1 (YPR161C); ancestral locus Anc_7.515), whose translation is MSFNNSGVAPQMKGSDANGIRKYKIGKVKQTPTVRTDPNTGLSFIQLKPRSEEKVYGCTKFLNHYKEEQKLGQGTFGEVYKGVHLETQRQVAMKRIIVSGEKDLFPITAQREITILKKLNHKNVLKLIEMVYDGPPPVNNTGKDVLDTSKAPIKHFYMILPYMVADLSGVLHNPRIHLQMADIKNILLQMLEGLNYIHCLKYMHRDIKTANILIDHNGIVKIADFGLARLYYGPPPNLRYPGGAGSGAKYTSVVVTRWYRAPELVLGDKMYTTAVDIWGVGCVFGEFFEKKPILQGASDIDQGHAIFKLLGTPTNENWELAKYLPGKELTTTSYNSSLKERFGAHLNDTGLNLMSKLLELDPLKRYTAMSAKLDPFFTEEPLPSKTLRLPCEESHEADIKRYKEELHQAMSQKAPTAPQGHRNEAYSNPHSARSKDPLTRTTPKQPNRRPPSGPQLKNLPAGPAASTALPPLRKLVDPKESAVPPSRYSGAKKPTTEPRYNDNKHFTKTSAHNTKYMHHNGHGFGRYNEMSGTDVNVQGQSYSDGRVFNRYTGDVGVGGTVPAPGSRYNGAVQARVSNFRHAGITSTGPSDHANASHSNSSRYQSSSGPNQPGKKLEISSGGPYSFGSQNHKRHTIQPQNQYLERNEEVYSFGSNATDPQSNSFGSNGKGKQKEERGENQSDQNIADLY
- the ORC4 gene encoding origin recognition complex subunit 4 (similar to Saccharomyces cerevisiae ORC4 (YPR162C) and RIF2 (YLR453C); ancestral locus Anc_7.516) translates to MTVFETAVRSEDAADLSTQHDALEDADLFSIAKRNSGNDEEESDEVEKKRQKPNDKGGTFTLKDVISLIEKRSLYRRVTKETGDVIFQQFKNRLLRHINLSLPASEISIYPYLRNTKAEISRMLKQSIVQKESHSAIIIGPRNSYKTFLIEHELELLNQEYSNQFIVIRLNGFIHSESSAIKGIATQLEEQLQKLHGVHHSFPKKEEEIPSEDGENEISKGSLTDVFERILRLLDSASQRSSGDANEKDKGITKITVVFVFDEIDTFAGPIRQTLLYNLFDMVEHARVPVCIFGNTTKINMLDYLEKRVKSRFSQRMIYMPNFSGLDDFKANVVSQMVPSGDDPITTAWLHMVEAQTRDENSSFFQELKRNYETVQSLPEWSNAVLPILSFATDLDDMRDKLGSANFTRQWRLNQLELGLTSRIQSLSELELAILIGSARVALKSKDHVINFNLVYVEYKELMKSLNSRIPTASALHPTKMFENALKIWSKRDVKNVWETLEELNLITEKSAVGLRDSAAAVFFASNYTFQGTNMPFDLRAYHSQVTLAELRRVIPKTSIYQPWTQL